In Campylobacter sp. VBCF_01 NA2, one DNA window encodes the following:
- the ubiE gene encoding bifunctional demethylmenaquinone methyltransferase/2-methoxy-6-polyprenyl-1,4-benzoquinol methylase UbiE — protein sequence MEKQEKIIKMFDEIAPTYDKANRAISLGVDTSWRKAGVGAALEYCKNKSVKIADVACGTGDMIKIWEELAPKHGVSIEQIIGIDPSVGMLGVAKEKFKDHTFITATATQTTLENASVDIVSISYGIRNVVALDEALREFNRVIKPGGLVVVLEFTKAQNGGLVFKMRDFYVSKILPLIGGAISKNKEAYEYLPSSIGNFLDTASFKEKLINSGFEPLVIKGFSFDVSTLFIAKKVRDA from the coding sequence GTGGAAAAACAAGAAAAAATCATAAAAATGTTCGATGAAATCGCGCCTACCTATGACAAGGCAAACCGCGCAATCAGCCTTGGCGTGGATACTTCGTGGCGCAAAGCAGGCGTGGGAGCGGCGCTTGAATACTGCAAAAACAAAAGCGTAAAAATCGCCGATGTAGCGTGCGGAACTGGCGATATGATTAAAATTTGGGAGGAATTAGCCCCAAAACACGGCGTTTCAATCGAGCAAATCATAGGAATTGATCCAAGCGTTGGTATGCTAGGCGTAGCCAAAGAGAAATTCAAAGACCACACCTTCATCACTGCGACTGCGACGCAAACGACGCTAGAAAACGCTAGTGTGGATATCGTAAGTATCAGCTATGGCATACGAAATGTAGTGGCCTTAGATGAAGCTTTGCGCGAGTTTAACCGCGTGATAAAGCCAGGTGGCTTAGTCGTGGTGCTAGAATTTACCAAAGCCCAAAATGGCGGGCTAGTATTTAAAATGCGCGATTTTTATGTCAGCAAAATTTTGCCATTAATCGGTGGGGCGATTTCGAAAAACAAGGAAGCTTACGAGTATTTGCCAAGCTCAATCGGTAATTTCCTAGACACCGCAAGCTTCAAAGAAAAGCTCATAAATTCGGGCTTTGAGCCACTTGTGATAAAGGGATTTAGCTTCGATGTGAGCACGCTTTTTATCGCCAAAAAGGTGC
- a CDS encoding CYTH and CHAD domain-containing protein — protein MKTKRKFLLYDRAILFALQDAGVKLRKSDVSWFYTSFSPEIYYVCENNTFTLHHKKEDLIREALKFKISKDDFSEAKADMQGEMVQKCRYGFANSQADFHLEIYSSRLSTLITLVANFKSEEASKKFDFIKTFGEHEFLDISDDFRYKTRYLARFGKPCEKLNYGFAKSVFEKFDDMKFQIPPYADSAQSAGVIFAKIYSQILKSHDEYMCAKDEEALHKFRIAMRKMRVMVKFFVPLFAPKITDEILTLLKNIVGKTNQMRDIEVFSKFLVQNSAPAHFGAQMDALGRSINERTKRALSDAEFDKFRAKFEDFLKNLGGIYLSPEYEKIAKKFISNRLNKALKALRGVISELNEKSEIAKFHDARIYLKKVRYELEFCARIYESARISEAYKQVKIAQESFGALQDVSIWQNFIAMYQKASDKNDESFKYLLALNNELIAKTKSLKSEILAHKDEFLKSIKKAIAKIKIYR, from the coding sequence ATGAAGACAAAGCGCAAATTTCTACTTTATGATAGGGCGATTTTATTTGCATTGCAAGATGCTGGCGTCAAACTTCGCAAAAGCGATGTTAGCTGGTTTTATACATCATTTTCGCCCGAAATTTACTATGTCTGCGAAAACAATACCTTTACGCTTCATCATAAAAAAGAAGATCTCATCCGCGAGGCTTTAAAATTTAAAATTTCCAAAGACGATTTTAGCGAAGCTAAGGCCGATATGCAGGGCGAAATGGTGCAAAAATGCCGTTATGGCTTTGCGAATTCTCAGGCTGATTTTCACCTAGAAATTTATTCTTCCAGGCTATCTACGCTAATCACGCTAGTTGCGAATTTCAAAAGCGAAGAAGCTAGCAAGAAGTTTGATTTTATCAAAACATTTGGCGAGCACGAATTTTTAGATATCAGCGATGATTTTCGCTACAAAACACGCTATTTAGCGCGTTTTGGTAAGCCTTGCGAAAAGCTAAATTATGGCTTTGCCAAAAGCGTTTTTGAAAAATTTGACGATATGAAATTTCAAATCCCGCCATACGCCGATAGCGCGCAAAGTGCTGGCGTGATTTTTGCTAAAATTTATTCGCAAATTTTAAAATCGCACGATGAATATATGTGCGCCAAAGATGAGGAAGCGCTTCATAAATTTCGCATTGCAATGCGCAAAATGCGGGTTATGGTGAAATTTTTCGTTCCGCTTTTCGCGCCAAAAATCACTGATGAAATTTTGACACTTTTAAAAAATATTGTCGGCAAAACAAATCAAATGCGAGATATCGAAGTATTTAGCAAATTTTTGGTGCAAAACTCCGCCCCAGCGCACTTTGGAGCGCAGATGGACGCGCTTGGGCGCAGTATTAATGAGCGCACAAAAAGAGCTTTAAGCGACGCTGAATTTGATAAATTTAGGGCTAAATTTGAGGATTTTTTGAAAAATTTAGGCGGAATTTACCTTAGCCCAGAGTATGAAAAAATCGCCAAAAAATTTATCTCAAATCGCCTAAACAAGGCGTTAAAAGCCCTTAGAGGCGTGATTAGCGAATTAAACGAAAAAAGCGAAATCGCCAAATTTCACGACGCGCGAATTTATCTAAAAAAGGTTCGCTATGAGCTTGAATTTTGCGCTAGGATTTATGAGAGCGCTAGGATCAGCGAGGCTTACAAGCAGGTAAAAATCGCGCAAGAGAGCTTTGGCGCGCTCCAAGATGTGAGTATTTGGCAAAATTTCATCGCCATGTATCAAAAAGCAAGCGATAAAAATGATGAGAGTTTCAAATACCTTTTAGCTCTAAATAACGAGCTAATTGCCAAGACAAAGTCCCTAAAAAGCGAGATTTTAGCTCACAAAGATGAGTTTTTAAAATCCATAAAAAAAGCAATTGCAAAAATCAAAATATACAGATAG
- a CDS encoding Fur family transcriptional regulator, translating into MTHVDLLKNCGLKATPQRLCILKVLDRHEHPNIDSLYDGIKEDYPSISLATVYKNLNRLLDEGVVVEVNTPNQKPRYDIYNTPHMHVVCEKCGNVSDMFMGDIFMDDMRTSVEKQLKNFVRKLNITATVEDCEFCR; encoded by the coding sequence ATGACACATGTAGATTTGCTCAAAAACTGCGGGCTCAAAGCCACGCCACAACGCCTTTGTATCCTAAAAGTGCTAGACCGCCACGAGCACCCAAATATTGACTCACTTTATGACGGGATTAAAGAGGATTATCCATCAATCTCGCTTGCTACGGTTTATAAAAATTTAAATAGATTGCTTGATGAGGGCGTGGTTGTCGAGGTAAATACTCCAAACCAAAAGCCAAGATACGATATCTACAATACCCCGCACATGCATGTCGTTTGCGAAAAATGCGGAAATGTCAGCGATATGTTTATGGGCGATATTTTTATGGACGATATGCGCACCAGTGTCGAAAAACAGCTTAAAAATTTTGTCCGCAAACTAAATATCACAGCCACAGTTGAAGACTGCGAGTTTTGTAGGTAA
- the dxs gene encoding 1-deoxy-D-xylulose-5-phosphate synthase, with amino-acid sequence MDIKNKSLTELSELCEQIRTRIVEVVSQNGGHLSSNMGAVEAIVAMHVVFDSAKDPFIFDVSHQSYAHKLLTGRWDEFGSLRKFGGLSGYTKPSESKHDYFVAGHASTSISLAVGAAKAIKLKGEDRVPVVLVGDGSMSGGMTYEAMNELGDLHLPCVIILNDNKMSISKPIGAFSKYLSQMMAGETYQKFKSRIRELLSHAPESATYMARRFENSLKLIIPGMFFEELGLEYIGPVDGHNLGDLISAFKVAKSAKKPVIVHIQTIKGKGYKNSENDDGNWHGVGAFDIKSGEFKKKSGAKSATKIYQEALLELAQAHSDVVGVTAAMPSGTGLDALIERFPDRFWDVAIAEEHAVTSMAAMAKEGFRPYITIYSTFMQRAVDQVIHDLALMNLNAVIAMDRAGIVGEDGETHEGVFDISLFNGVPNLSMCAPCDEASFRALMRYSHEHKGILAIRYPRGSFTMQNLEPNLGKIPEISPLKSRFIKECEASQIAFIGYGDSTGKACEVAKILNDKMSVNIVDLVFVKPLDREFLLNLAKKTKIWFVFSQSMKKGGVGEILGAFLQEENIQNVKIISYEFEDKFLPHGSTADVEKSLGLDAQNLAKVISNTKNYQLV; translated from the coding sequence GTGGATATCAAAAACAAAAGCCTAACCGAACTTAGCGAGCTTTGTGAGCAAATTCGCACCAGAATCGTCGAAGTCGTGAGCCAAAACGGCGGTCATCTTAGCTCAAATATGGGCGCGGTCGAGGCGATAGTGGCTATGCATGTGGTTTTTGATAGCGCAAAAGATCCATTTATCTTCGATGTCAGCCACCAAAGCTACGCGCACAAGCTTCTAACTGGGCGTTGGGACGAATTTGGCTCTTTGCGTAAATTTGGCGGACTTAGCGGATATACTAAGCCTAGCGAGAGTAAGCATGATTATTTCGTAGCTGGGCATGCTAGCACCTCGATTAGCCTAGCTGTGGGCGCGGCAAAGGCGATCAAACTCAAAGGCGAGGATAGGGTGCCTGTGGTGCTAGTAGGGGATGGCTCGATGAGTGGGGGCATGACTTATGAGGCGATGAACGAGCTAGGGGATTTGCATTTGCCTTGCGTAATCATACTAAATGATAACAAAATGAGCATTTCTAAGCCAATCGGCGCATTTAGCAAGTATCTTAGCCAAATGATGGCGGGCGAGACATATCAAAAATTTAAATCGCGCATAAGAGAGCTTTTATCTCACGCGCCAGAGAGTGCTACATACATGGCAAGGCGCTTTGAAAACTCGCTAAAACTCATAATCCCTGGCATGTTTTTCGAGGAGCTTGGACTTGAATACATCGGCCCAGTTGATGGACACAACCTAGGCGATTTAATTAGCGCATTTAAGGTCGCAAAGAGTGCTAAAAAGCCCGTAATCGTGCATATCCAAACAATCAAAGGCAAGGGTTATAAAAACAGCGAAAACGACGATGGCAACTGGCATGGCGTGGGAGCTTTCGACATAAAAAGTGGCGAATTTAAGAAAAAATCGGGCGCGAAATCAGCTACAAAAATTTACCAAGAAGCCCTTTTAGAGCTAGCGCAGGCTCACTCTGATGTAGTTGGCGTAACAGCTGCTATGCCAAGTGGGACTGGGCTAGACGCGCTAATTGAGCGTTTCCCTGATAGATTTTGGGATGTGGCGATTGCCGAGGAGCATGCGGTAACCTCAATGGCAGCAATGGCAAAAGAGGGTTTTAGGCCATACATTACGATATATTCAACCTTCATGCAGCGCGCGGTCGATCAAGTGATCCACGATTTAGCGCTTATGAATTTAAACGCAGTAATCGCCATGGATAGGGCTGGAATCGTGGGCGAGGACGGCGAGACGCACGAGGGTGTGTTTGATATCAGCCTATTTAACGGGGTTCCAAATTTAAGCATGTGTGCGCCGTGCGATGAGGCGAGTTTTAGGGCTTTGATGAGGTATTCGCACGAGCATAAGGGGATTTTGGCGATTCGCTATCCGCGCGGAAGTTTTACGATGCAAAATTTGGAGCCAAATTTAGGGAAAATTCCTGAAATTTCGCCATTAAAATCGAGATTTATCAAAGAGTGTGAGGCTAGCCAAATCGCATTTATCGGCTATGGAGATAGCACTGGCAAGGCGTGCGAGGTAGCAAAAATCCTAAATGATAAAATGAGCGTAAATATCGTTGATTTGGTCTTTGTGAAGCCGCTGGATAGAGAATTTTTACTAAATTTAGCGAAAAAAACCAAAATTTGGTTCGTATTTAGCCAAAGTATGAAAAAAGGCGGTGTGGGCGAAATACTAGGCGCGTTTTTACAAGAGGAAAATATTCAAAATGTAAAAATTATTTCTTATGAATTTGAGGATAAGTTTTTGCCACATGGAAGCACCGCAGATGTGGAGAAATCGCTAGGTTTAGACGCGCAAAATTTGGCAAAGGTAATATCAAATACAAAAAATTATCAATTAGTATAA